In Catenulispora sp. MAP5-51, the following proteins share a genomic window:
- a CDS encoding SDR family NAD(P)-dependent oxidoreductase, protein MTISRATLITGCSSGIGRAAALRLHRAGLPVYATGRDLSALAELADLGISTLRLDVTDEASADAAVKRIVQDHGAVGVLVNNAGSGVHGSVEDVPLDSVRDSFETNLFGALRLTQLVLPGMREQGAGRIVNISSILGRFSPPGGALYHATKHATEAYSDSLRMEVAQFGVRVSLIEPATVRTQFFATALMQFAGRPQSPYQEFYDKLAAWAIAVHEGRTTAGRFAVPPEKVAAAIERAVRSRRPKARYPVGPLARGALGMRRLLPDAAFDRFVARQFPAPQPKR, encoded by the coding sequence ATGACGATTTCGCGTGCGACGCTGATCACCGGTTGCTCCAGCGGCATCGGCCGGGCCGCGGCGCTGCGCCTGCACCGCGCCGGCCTGCCGGTCTATGCCACCGGGCGCGATCTCTCGGCCCTGGCGGAGCTGGCCGATCTGGGAATCAGTACCCTGCGGCTGGATGTGACCGACGAGGCGTCGGCGGACGCGGCCGTGAAGCGGATCGTCCAGGACCACGGCGCGGTCGGCGTGCTGGTGAACAACGCGGGCAGCGGGGTGCACGGATCGGTCGAGGACGTGCCGCTGGACAGCGTCCGCGACTCCTTCGAGACGAACCTGTTCGGCGCGCTGCGGCTGACCCAGCTGGTGCTGCCGGGCATGCGCGAGCAGGGCGCGGGGCGGATCGTGAACATCTCCTCGATCCTCGGCCGCTTCTCACCGCCCGGCGGCGCGCTGTATCACGCGACCAAGCACGCGACGGAGGCCTACAGCGACTCGCTGCGGATGGAGGTGGCGCAGTTCGGGGTACGGGTGTCGCTGATCGAGCCGGCGACGGTGCGCACGCAGTTCTTCGCCACCGCGCTGATGCAGTTCGCGGGCCGACCGCAGTCGCCGTACCAGGAGTTCTACGACAAGCTCGCGGCCTGGGCGATCGCCGTGCACGAGGGACGCACCACGGCCGGCCGCTTCGCGGTGCCGCCGGAGAAGGTCGCCGCCGCGATCGAGCGCGCGGTCCGCTCCCGCCGCCCGAAGGCGCGCTACCCCGTCGGCCCGCTGGCCCGCGGCGCCCTCGGCATGCGGCGCCTGCTGCCGGACGCCGCCTTCGACCGCTTCGTCGCGCGCCAGTTCCCGGCCCCGCAGCCGAAGCGCTGA
- a CDS encoding condensation domain-containing protein, translated as MTTSAMSAASASEAAFFAAGRTIDVPFAGEGAGSGGLNWGQQHILGAIRNLGSSMNMCAVRELPPTAAVEDFADELRFYLNRFQAMRTLLQFPPDQPPIQIVHASGTAPLRVLDLSEDADPAAALAALVAEHEQRSFDDEREFPIRMVLLRQAGVLTHLLTVLNHFATDGAGAFAMYEDYLHRDPVTALARGPVPTHPLDLTAQQATPAGRRQSDASLRYWEKQLAALPRRRPTAAVPEPGSRYRRATLRSVPLLLGATRIAHRLDCDVSAVLLGLFATALARLTGERPTAAQMLVSNRFRPGMADIVGNVSQSGLFVVDVADATIDEVIERAQRAVTRTYKYAYFDLEQWKKLLADAERERGEELALCYYNDRPSQRGGTAPGTQPSPEEVTSAGEGTIVWTELPFFNEHLMVTIDNAPDDDEAITVLVSADTWHIPREDMETLARTMEALAVAAACDAGTGSGVAAAEVEAGV; from the coding sequence ATGACGACTTCTGCGATGTCCGCCGCTTCCGCCTCGGAAGCGGCGTTCTTCGCCGCCGGCCGGACGATCGACGTCCCCTTCGCCGGCGAGGGCGCCGGCAGCGGCGGCCTGAACTGGGGCCAGCAGCACATCCTCGGCGCCATCCGGAACCTGGGCTCGTCGATGAACATGTGCGCGGTGCGCGAGCTGCCGCCGACGGCCGCGGTCGAGGACTTCGCCGACGAGCTCCGCTTCTACCTGAACCGTTTCCAGGCCATGCGGACCCTGCTCCAGTTCCCGCCGGACCAGCCGCCGATCCAGATCGTCCACGCCTCCGGCACGGCCCCGCTGCGCGTCCTGGACCTGTCCGAGGACGCCGACCCCGCCGCCGCGCTCGCAGCCCTGGTCGCAGAGCACGAACAACGCTCCTTCGACGACGAGCGCGAGTTCCCGATCCGCATGGTCCTCCTGCGTCAGGCAGGCGTCCTGACACACCTGCTGACCGTCCTGAACCACTTCGCCACCGACGGCGCCGGCGCCTTCGCCATGTACGAGGACTACCTGCACCGCGACCCGGTGACGGCCCTGGCACGCGGCCCGGTGCCGACCCACCCGCTGGACCTGACGGCCCAGCAGGCCACCCCCGCCGGACGGAGGCAGAGCGATGCGTCGCTGCGCTACTGGGAGAAGCAGCTGGCCGCGTTGCCGAGAAGACGACCGACCGCGGCGGTGCCCGAACCCGGATCCCGCTACCGCCGAGCCACGCTGCGGTCGGTTCCCCTGTTGCTGGGCGCGACGCGCATCGCGCACCGCCTGGACTGCGATGTCAGCGCGGTGCTGCTCGGCCTGTTCGCCACGGCGCTGGCCCGCCTGACCGGCGAACGCCCCACCGCGGCCCAGATGCTGGTCAGCAACCGCTTCCGCCCCGGCATGGCCGACATCGTCGGCAACGTCAGCCAAAGCGGCCTGTTCGTGGTCGACGTCGCCGACGCGACCATCGACGAGGTGATCGAGCGCGCGCAGCGGGCGGTGACGCGTACCTATAAGTACGCGTACTTCGACCTGGAGCAGTGGAAGAAACTCCTGGCCGACGCCGAACGCGAACGCGGCGAGGAACTGGCCCTCTGCTACTACAACGACCGCCCCTCCCAGCGCGGCGGCACAGCCCCCGGCACGCAGCCGAGCCCCGAGGAGGTGACCTCGGCGGGCGAGGGCACCATCGTCTGGACCGAGCTGCCCTTCTTCAACGAGCACCTGATGGTCACCATCGACAACGCCCCCGATGATGACGAGGCGATCACGGTCCTGGTCTCGGCCGACACCTGGCACATCCCGCGCGAGGACATGGAGACGCTGGCGCGCACGATGGAGGCGCTGGCGGTGGCGGCGGCGTGCGATGCGGGGACGGGGAGCGGAGTGGCGGCGGCGGAGGTTGAGGCCGGCGTGTGA
- a CDS encoding GNAT family N-acetyltransferase: MTVRLARTTDLPGFLALAAQVEHWFGPMVDDPGFRAAVGRNIDRGTALVAVAATVTGAPSSPDLLGGLLFGARPPRHHIRWLVVSEAARGRGVGRALVDESVHRFVHCAGTLEVETFGADHPGAVAGGARLFYERLGFSPAELAPAGPEGGSRQVYRRLVDHPE; this comes from the coding sequence ATGACCGTCCGCCTCGCCCGCACCACTGACCTTCCTGGCTTCCTCGCCCTGGCGGCTCAGGTCGAGCACTGGTTCGGCCCGATGGTCGACGACCCCGGATTCCGCGCCGCGGTCGGCCGGAACATCGACCGGGGCACCGCGCTCGTCGCAGTCGCAGCCACAGTCACCGGCGCGCCGTCCAGCCCTGACCTGCTCGGCGGTCTGCTGTTCGGAGCCCGGCCTCCGCGCCACCACATCCGCTGGCTCGTGGTCTCCGAAGCGGCGCGCGGGCGGGGCGTCGGCCGTGCGCTGGTGGATGAATCAGTGCACAGATTCGTGCACTGCGCGGGCACGCTCGAGGTCGAGACGTTCGGCGCCGACCACCCCGGCGCGGTGGCCGGCGGCGCGCGGTTGTTCTACGAGCGGCTCGGTTTCAGTCCCGCCGAGCTTGCTCCCGCCGGTCCGGAGGGCGGTTCGCGGCAGGTCTATCGCCGGCTTGTGGACCATCCCGAATAG
- a CDS encoding MAB_1171c family putative transporter, translating into MSDIAAYLGAAVLVALAAWALASERRGVRQPIRWAGLAFVLCEGFSLALLAPATVAVTEADAGVDGLSVIALGDTVRTAALSFLMLLACRLNPRPARRRSPLGQAALAVAVQAVMVLLFVAARPTLTPDGNLIAAPSGRWLLAVRVALFAAYAIWALVEMFIALLPQARLAAAGPLRWGVRLVLAAIGTGVVWTLWSYDDIVHVLRYGKLDGSEDTVSNILGALCAALVVAGSLIGKWSTTFEATARWVRLCRCYVVMGPLWSALREAMPQIAFPEGGRPLLAGWPAGIQFALYRRVIEIHDGRLVLRAYHHPAVAAWLEDDNGTADAADAALVEAATIAAALENMRRGRRFTGAGQCGAYGAAAVDSALVPTDLDAEVRWLSRVAWAFRRSPVIPELLDRLRAEEGYGVASRG; encoded by the coding sequence ATGTCCGATATCGCCGCCTATCTGGGCGCGGCGGTGCTGGTGGCGCTGGCCGCCTGGGCGCTGGCCAGCGAACGGCGCGGCGTCCGGCAGCCGATCCGCTGGGCCGGCCTGGCCTTCGTGCTGTGCGAGGGCTTCTCGCTGGCGCTGCTGGCCCCGGCCACCGTGGCCGTGACCGAAGCCGACGCCGGCGTCGACGGCCTGTCGGTGATCGCGCTCGGCGACACCGTGCGCACCGCCGCCCTGAGCTTCCTGATGCTGCTGGCCTGCCGGCTGAACCCGCGCCCGGCCCGCCGCCGCTCGCCGCTGGGCCAGGCCGCGCTGGCGGTGGCGGTGCAGGCCGTGATGGTGCTGCTGTTCGTCGCCGCGCGCCCGACCCTGACCCCCGACGGCAATCTGATAGCCGCCCCGAGCGGACGCTGGCTGCTGGCCGTGCGGGTCGCGCTGTTCGCCGCGTACGCGATCTGGGCGCTGGTCGAGATGTTCATCGCGCTGCTGCCGCAGGCGCGCCTGGCCGCGGCCGGGCCGCTGCGCTGGGGCGTGCGCCTGGTGCTGGCCGCGATCGGCACCGGCGTGGTGTGGACGCTGTGGTCCTACGACGACATCGTCCACGTATTGCGCTACGGCAAGCTGGACGGCAGCGAGGACACGGTGTCCAACATCCTCGGCGCACTGTGCGCGGCACTGGTCGTGGCCGGCTCGCTGATCGGCAAGTGGAGCACGACGTTCGAGGCCACGGCACGCTGGGTGCGGCTGTGCCGCTGCTATGTCGTGATGGGCCCGCTGTGGTCGGCGCTGCGCGAGGCGATGCCGCAGATAGCGTTCCCCGAAGGCGGCCGGCCGCTGCTGGCCGGATGGCCGGCGGGGATCCAGTTCGCGCTGTACCGGCGGGTCATCGAGATCCACGACGGCCGCCTGGTGCTGCGGGCGTACCACCATCCGGCGGTGGCGGCGTGGCTGGAGGACGACAACGGGACCGCGGACGCGGCCGACGCCGCCCTCGTGGAGGCCGCGACGATCGCCGCGGCCCTGGAGAACATGCGCCGCGGCCGCCGCTTCACCGGCGCGGGCCAGTGCGGCGCGTACGGCGCGGCGGCCGTCGACTCCGCGCTCGTCCCGACCGACCTGGACGCCGAGGTGCGGTGGCTGTCGCGGGTGGCCTGGGCCTTCCGGCGCTCGCCGGTGATCCCGGAGTTGCTGGACAGGCTGCGGGCCGAGGAGGGGTACGGGGTCGCGAGCCGCGGGTGA
- a CDS encoding helix-turn-helix domain-containing protein produces the protein MTERATLRHRRIGAALRAHRVDAGLTLERVAHRLTPADAMSAAKISRIENGQYAVNPHDVRALCRVYELDAAVTDELVEQASQALRRTWWQEGEAGALPAPFQRYLEYEDTCVALDVFAPVFVPDILQTAAYTRMLIAGLWPDKNPGERQALASVLTRRQSRLAVEAGPRVQVVLDAHAVLRSWGDRSVAVRQAAYLLEVSRHPRTEVRVIPDGRVYPGAHTGFTLMTLGPGEQQSKPSKQVKQVRQSPTAAKPAEHVGFVGGVVGWCLVDGGDEIDRYTLTFQQQRAAALGPEETRRWLRLAIKSMGGVG, from the coding sequence ATGACTGAACGCGCGACTCTGCGGCATCGCAGGATCGGGGCCGCGTTACGGGCGCACCGGGTGGACGCCGGGCTCACCCTGGAACGGGTGGCCCATCGGCTCACCCCGGCGGACGCCATGTCCGCGGCCAAGATCTCCCGCATCGAGAACGGCCAGTACGCCGTCAACCCGCACGACGTGCGGGCCCTGTGCCGCGTGTACGAACTGGACGCCGCCGTCACCGACGAGCTGGTCGAGCAGGCCTCGCAGGCGCTGCGCCGCACCTGGTGGCAGGAGGGCGAGGCCGGGGCGCTGCCGGCGCCGTTCCAGCGCTACCTGGAGTACGAGGACACGTGCGTCGCGCTGGACGTGTTCGCGCCGGTCTTCGTCCCGGACATCCTGCAGACCGCCGCGTACACCAGGATGCTGATAGCCGGGCTGTGGCCGGACAAGAACCCCGGCGAGCGCCAGGCGCTGGCCTCGGTGCTGACCCGGCGGCAGAGCCGGCTCGCGGTCGAGGCCGGCCCGCGGGTGCAGGTCGTGCTCGACGCGCACGCGGTGCTGCGCAGCTGGGGCGACCGCTCGGTCGCGGTGCGGCAGGCCGCTTACTTGCTGGAGGTGTCGCGGCATCCGCGCACCGAGGTGCGCGTCATCCCCGACGGCCGGGTCTATCCCGGTGCGCACACCGGATTCACGCTGATGACGCTGGGCCCCGGCGAGCAGCAGAGCAAGCCCAGCAAGCAGGTCAAGCAGGTCCGGCAGAGCCCGACGGCGGCCAAGCCGGCCGAGCACGTGGGCTTCGTCGGCGGCGTCGTGGGCTGGTGCCTGGTGGACGGCGGCGACGAGATCGACCGGTACACGCTCACGTTCCAGCAGCAGCGCGCAGCCGCGCTCGGCCCCGAGGAGACCCGCAGATGGCTGCGGCTTGCGATCAAGAGCATGGGTGGCGTGGGATGA
- a CDS encoding condensation domain-containing protein: protein METYPMTIGQLSVHRDVERLPGDRLWEANLQPVVWDIRQECTAEDVWRALGALAERHESLRTNYVFEADGSPRQFLGARDAAEVLERVEHGVADISELPALLAGKYQEVLDIYHGIPWRAFAITADDRPVKVLLVFHHIAADGAASLILQDDFHALLAGETLDPPAGQPIAMAVDQQGAGAFRLRAAERYWRRTLEAAPRVLEVAVPNTAMLGASVHTGIPLEVAHAGAERLDVSMATIVLAAYYHALRTALERPAILLMAISANRFDPSMAGVVTSLTQWAPMLLDFDGTETFADLAAKVHGKALNAFKNSICDPDYVVDIREEYFEKTDPPVDKGFNTNVILAPPGFAPAVEQEPFTVEYATPARATGPGFYFIVSGIERIDVAVRCNRPDVDQDRLAAILDVFQETLLEVAGLPAMG from the coding sequence GTGGAAACCTACCCGATGACGATAGGCCAGTTATCAGTACATCGCGATGTGGAGCGCCTGCCGGGCGACCGGCTGTGGGAGGCCAACCTGCAGCCGGTGGTGTGGGACATCCGGCAGGAGTGCACGGCTGAGGACGTGTGGCGGGCGCTGGGGGCGCTGGCCGAGCGGCACGAGTCGCTGCGCACGAACTACGTCTTCGAGGCCGACGGCTCGCCGCGCCAGTTCCTCGGCGCGCGAGACGCCGCCGAGGTGCTGGAGCGCGTCGAGCACGGCGTGGCAGACATCTCCGAGCTGCCGGCGCTGCTGGCGGGCAAGTACCAGGAAGTCCTCGACATCTACCACGGGATCCCGTGGCGCGCGTTCGCCATCACCGCGGACGACCGGCCGGTGAAGGTCCTGCTCGTGTTCCACCACATCGCCGCCGACGGCGCGGCCTCCCTGATCCTGCAGGACGACTTCCACGCGCTGCTGGCCGGCGAAACGCTGGATCCGCCGGCCGGGCAGCCGATCGCGATGGCCGTGGACCAGCAGGGCGCGGGCGCCTTCCGCCTGCGCGCCGCGGAGCGCTACTGGCGGCGCACGCTGGAGGCGGCGCCGCGCGTGCTGGAGGTCGCGGTGCCCAACACCGCGATGCTCGGCGCCTCGGTGCACACCGGCATCCCCCTGGAGGTGGCGCACGCCGGGGCGGAGCGGCTGGACGTGAGCATGGCGACGATCGTGCTGGCGGCGTACTACCACGCACTGCGCACGGCTCTGGAGCGCCCGGCGATCCTGCTCATGGCGATCTCGGCGAACCGCTTCGACCCGAGCATGGCCGGCGTGGTGACCTCGCTGACCCAGTGGGCCCCGATGCTGCTGGACTTCGACGGCACCGAGACCTTCGCCGACCTGGCCGCCAAGGTCCACGGCAAAGCCCTGAACGCCTTCAAGAACTCCATCTGCGACCCCGACTACGTGGTCGACATCCGCGAGGAGTACTTCGAGAAGACCGACCCGCCGGTCGACAAGGGCTTCAACACCAACGTGATCCTCGCGCCGCCCGGCTTCGCCCCGGCGGTCGAGCAGGAGCCCTTCACCGTGGAGTACGCGACACCGGCACGGGCCACCGGGCCGGGGTTCTACTTCATCGTCAGCGGCATCGAGCGCATCGACGTGGCCGTCCGCTGCAACCGCCCCGACGTCGACCAGGACAGGCTGGCGGCGATCCTCGACGTGTTCCAGGAGACATTGCTGGAGGTCGCCGGCTTGCCGGCGATGGGGTGA
- a CDS encoding condensation domain-containing protein, translating into MRHTIMVPFEGDDAGTEELTWGQWTVWRMMNGFGGVFLVGGAMKLEEGTTLEHLEHLLAFIMRRHESLRTVIRTEADGSPRQVVSDRGEVGLEVVDVTDGEDPAEVAEAVRERYEFEPFDIAKDWPVRMAVIRKDGVPDHFVAMYPHMAIDAYGFDALVGDLDNLDRETGAELGERGGIQPRDLARKQRESSAQRQCQASLRYWERWLMEVPARRFNGPYAGSDPRWWDCTYDSRAAYLAVGAISARTGLHSGPVLLTAYAVALEKVTKAGPSAIRMVVSNRFRPDFARSVSALAQPGLCVFDVRDCTFDEAVSRAWHAQITTGKNAYYDPRKLAELRERVEKERGESLDLMLYFNDRRKTLAQPVAEPEAVADAGQIWDAVPLSRMTWGIRSNSPDVKAYLDVNGSPDTVNVTLRADTQALTPAEQVSVLRTMEEILLAAAFDPDCPTGV; encoded by the coding sequence ATGCGGCACACGATCATGGTGCCCTTCGAAGGCGACGATGCCGGCACGGAGGAACTCACCTGGGGGCAGTGGACCGTCTGGCGGATGATGAACGGCTTCGGCGGGGTGTTCCTGGTCGGCGGGGCGATGAAGCTGGAAGAGGGCACGACCCTGGAACACCTCGAGCACCTGCTGGCGTTCATCATGCGGCGCCACGAGTCGCTGCGCACCGTGATCCGCACCGAGGCCGACGGCTCGCCCCGGCAGGTCGTGTCCGACCGGGGCGAGGTCGGGCTGGAGGTCGTGGACGTCACGGACGGCGAGGACCCGGCCGAGGTCGCCGAGGCAGTGCGCGAACGGTACGAGTTCGAGCCCTTCGACATCGCGAAGGACTGGCCGGTGCGGATGGCCGTCATCCGCAAGGACGGCGTCCCGGACCACTTCGTGGCGATGTACCCGCACATGGCGATCGACGCCTACGGCTTCGACGCCCTGGTCGGGGACCTGGACAACCTGGACCGCGAGACCGGCGCCGAACTCGGCGAACGCGGCGGCATCCAGCCGCGGGACCTGGCGCGCAAGCAGCGCGAGTCCTCGGCGCAGCGACAGTGCCAGGCCTCGCTGCGGTACTGGGAGCGCTGGCTGATGGAGGTTCCGGCGCGGCGCTTCAACGGGCCCTATGCCGGGAGCGATCCGCGTTGGTGGGACTGCACGTACGACTCACGCGCGGCGTACCTGGCGGTCGGCGCGATCAGCGCGCGTACCGGTCTGCACAGCGGCCCGGTACTGCTCACCGCCTACGCGGTGGCTCTGGAGAAGGTCACCAAGGCCGGGCCGAGCGCGATCCGGATGGTGGTGAGCAACCGGTTCCGGCCGGACTTCGCCCGCTCTGTCAGTGCTCTGGCACAGCCCGGCCTGTGCGTGTTCGACGTGCGCGACTGCACGTTCGACGAGGCGGTGTCGCGGGCTTGGCACGCGCAGATCACCACCGGCAAGAACGCGTACTACGACCCGCGCAAACTCGCGGAGCTGCGCGAGCGCGTCGAGAAGGAGCGCGGCGAGTCGCTGGACCTGATGCTGTACTTCAACGACCGGCGCAAGACGCTGGCGCAGCCGGTGGCCGAGCCCGAGGCGGTGGCCGACGCCGGGCAGATCTGGGACGCGGTGCCGCTTTCCCGCATGACCTGGGGGATCCGGTCGAACTCGCCGGACGTCAAGGCGTACCTGGACGTCAACGGCAGTCCCGACACGGTGAACGTGACACTGCGCGCGGACACCCAGGCCCTCACCCCGGCCGAGCAGGTGAGCGTGCTGCGGACGATGGAGGAGATCCTGCTGGCGGCCGCGTTCGACCCCGACTGCCCGACCGGGGTTTGA
- a CDS encoding TetR/AcrR family transcriptional regulator: MPVHRSTYHYGNLRTALTDAALELARHGGPAAVTVRGVARSVGVTPPAAYRHFAEVEELMLAAKDRALMLLAERVDAAIGAASAMGAVVDSAAGLRAVAEAYVGFARSCPGLFSMACHGSLAAVRVLMTDRFGPHLDALSNLDALSNRRPGMAFALWSVAHALAVFAAEGASRGVPQDEALDAMLAWIAGGAGAAARG, encoded by the coding sequence ATGCCGGTCCACCGCTCGACGTACCACTACGGCAACCTGCGCACCGCCCTGACCGACGCCGCCCTGGAGCTGGCCCGCCACGGCGGCCCGGCGGCCGTGACGGTCCGCGGGGTGGCGCGCAGCGTGGGGGTGACGCCGCCGGCGGCGTACCGGCACTTCGCCGAGGTGGAGGAGCTGATGCTCGCGGCGAAGGACAGGGCTCTGATGCTGCTCGCCGAGCGGGTCGATGCCGCGATCGGCGCCGCCTCGGCGATGGGTGCGGTCGTGGATTCGGCGGCGGGCTTGCGCGCGGTGGCCGAAGCCTATGTGGGCTTCGCGCGGTCCTGCCCGGGGCTGTTCTCCATGGCGTGCCACGGGAGCTTGGCGGCGGTCAGAGTTCTGATGACCGACCGTTTCGGCCCGCACCTGGATGCCCTGTCGAACCTGGATGCCCTGTCGAACCGGCGGCCCGGCATGGCATTCGCCCTGTGGTCGGTGGCGCACGCGCTGGCGGTGTTCGCGGCCGAGGGGGCTTCGCGGGGAGTGCCGCAGGACGAGGCCTTGGACGCGATGCTGGCCTGGATCGCCGGCGGTGCCGGAGCCGCCGCTCGCGGGTGA
- a CDS encoding helix-turn-helix domain-containing protein, translating into MAQNGPGGRRTLAEKIDILFQTVRRPNRELFSNDEVATACRDATGESFSATYLWQLRTGRRDNPTMRHLEALAQFFEVPVAYFFDDDQSTAIARELELLGVLRDAGVRNVALRALTLSPEGIDTLNDMIDVLVRHEEKARTAQQGRGGSEED; encoded by the coding sequence GTGGCACAGAACGGGCCGGGCGGCCGCCGGACGCTGGCGGAGAAGATCGACATCCTCTTCCAGACGGTGCGGCGGCCCAACCGGGAGTTGTTCAGCAACGACGAGGTGGCCACCGCGTGCCGGGATGCCACGGGGGAGAGCTTCTCGGCGACCTATTTGTGGCAACTGCGCACCGGCCGCAGGGACAACCCCACAATGCGGCATCTGGAAGCTCTGGCGCAGTTCTTCGAAGTGCCGGTAGCCTATTTTTTCGACGATGATCAGAGTACTGCCATCGCCCGGGAACTGGAGCTGCTCGGCGTGCTGCGCGACGCCGGCGTGCGCAACGTGGCGCTGCGGGCCCTGACGCTGTCCCCGGAGGGCATCGACACGCTCAACGACATGATCGACGTCCTGGTACGGCACGAGGAGAAGGCCCGCACCGCGCAGCAGGGCAGGGGCGGCTCGGAAGAAGACTGA
- a CDS encoding MFS transporter codes for MPSTPPTEPGPSQRASWARGFEHPIAFWFGALCCTAGVLLHLPMYYGARDMGYRLNGMAPDAPMMTGMALIGIGLVAALYGVLPRDRAGLRRSVTRVRVQALDDAPIRRQHVALLAVMAVAVTIDVMKPTALGFVVPGFAKEYGLKAPGNPHGHPAAAWLPLVGITGTVLGSLVWGSFADWAGRRASIMYAGLLFVTTSICGAMPGYKWNLLMCLMMGIAAGGMLPITFALMAETIPARHRGGLMVLIGGEIAAAYVITSWLAARLVPHYSWRILWLIGIPTGVLLLVLNHWIPESPRYLIARGRRVEAEAIMARYGARVIQDPDTPATDADADAGAGAGTGPGADVARVGFGTLVRRPFLGPTTAITVLGLGVGLVTYGFQLWVPTNLQRIGYSAVNSAYVVRNAALIGLPLTVLLAWMYDRFGGRRTIAVSSAVTAAAMAGFVIGGDGLAHHRMLLSVLLVVPLSAVSSVVAMVAAYASEVYPTRIRARGTGVAAGMTKAGGVLILAVVVGSPNIPGIRTTALIGAVPLVIAALCFLISGPETRRRGLDDIARELGAADLEPNPAI; via the coding sequence ATGGGCTACCGGCTCAACGGGATGGCGCCGGACGCGCCGATGATGACCGGGATGGCGCTGATCGGGATCGGGCTGGTCGCCGCGCTCTACGGCGTGCTGCCGCGGGACCGCGCCGGCCTGCGGCGGTCCGTCACCCGCGTGCGCGTACAGGCGTTGGACGACGCGCCGATCCGGCGGCAGCACGTGGCCCTGCTGGCGGTGATGGCGGTGGCGGTGACGATCGACGTCATGAAGCCGACCGCGCTGGGATTCGTGGTCCCCGGCTTCGCCAAGGAGTACGGCCTGAAGGCCCCCGGCAACCCGCACGGGCATCCGGCCGCCGCGTGGCTGCCGCTGGTCGGGATCACCGGAACCGTCCTGGGCTCGCTGGTGTGGGGTTCGTTCGCGGACTGGGCCGGGCGGCGTGCCTCGATCATGTACGCCGGGCTGCTGTTCGTGACGACCTCCATCTGCGGGGCCATGCCGGGCTACAAGTGGAACCTGCTGATGTGCCTGATGATGGGCATCGCCGCCGGCGGGATGCTGCCGATCACCTTCGCGCTGATGGCCGAGACCATCCCGGCCCGGCACCGCGGCGGACTCATGGTGCTGATCGGCGGCGAGATCGCCGCGGCGTACGTCATCACGAGCTGGTTGGCGGCCAGGCTGGTCCCGCACTACAGCTGGCGCATCCTGTGGCTGATCGGCATCCCCACCGGAGTGCTTCTGCTGGTGCTCAATCACTGGATCCCGGAGTCGCCGCGGTATCTGATCGCCCGAGGACGACGTGTCGAGGCCGAGGCGATAATGGCACGGTACGGCGCGCGGGTTATCCAGGATCCTGATACGCCCGCGACCGATGCCGATGCCGATGCCGGCGCTGGTGCTGGCACCGGCCCCGGGGCCGACGTCGCGCGGGTCGGCTTCGGCACGCTGGTCCGCCGGCCGTTCCTCGGACCGACCACCGCCATCACCGTGCTGGGGCTCGGCGTCGGCCTGGTCACGTATGGCTTCCAGTTGTGGGTCCCGACGAATCTGCAGCGGATCGGGTACTCGGCGGTCAACTCCGCCTACGTGGTGCGCAACGCCGCGCTGATCGGGCTTCCGCTGACCGTCCTGCTGGCGTGGATGTACGACCGGTTCGGAGGCCGCAGGACCATCGCCGTCTCCTCGGCCGTGACCGCCGCGGCCATGGCGGGGTTCGTCATCGGCGGCGACGGTCTGGCGCACCACCGGATGCTGCTGTCGGTGCTGCTCGTCGTGCCGCTGTCGGCGGTGAGCTCGGTGGTGGCGATGGTCGCGGCGTACGCCTCGGAGGTCTATCCGACCCGGATCCGGGCCCGCGGGACCGGGGTGGCCGCCGGGATGACGAAGGCCGGGGGAGTGCTGATCCTGGCGGTGGTGGTCGGGTCGCCGAACATCCCCGGGATCCGGACCACCGCGCTGATCGGGGCCGTTCCGTTGGTGATCGCCGCCCTGTGCTTCCTGATCTCCGGGCCCGAGACCAGACGCCGCGGACTGGACGACATCGCCCGCGAGCTCGGCGCCGCCGATCTGGAGCCGAATCCGGCAATCTGA